The Methylomonas montana genome has a window encoding:
- the nifK gene encoding nitrogenase molybdenum-iron protein subunit beta gives MSQNVDKIEPSYPLFRNDEYKESLANKREQYEERHPQDTIDEVFQWTTTKEYQELNFNREAITVNPAKACQPLGAVLCALGFEKTMPYVHGSQGCVAYFRTYFNRHFKEPISCVSDSMTEDAAVFGGQKNMFAGLENAKALYKPTMIAVSTTCMAEVIGDDLNAFINNAKKEGHVDQDYPVPFAHTPSFVGSHTTGWDNMFEGIARYFTLNYMEGKEVGSNGKINLVPGFETYLGNFRVIHRMMNEMGVDHTLLSDPTEVLDTPADGHFNMYAGGTTIDEVKDAPNAITTVLLQPWQLEKTKKFVETTWKQDVPKLNIPMGLEWTDQFLMKISELTGKPIPKSLEVERGRYVDMMTDSHAWLHGKKFALYGDADFALGMTKFLLEMGAEVTDVLVNHANKRYKKAVEEVLKASPYGQTATVHIGKDLWHFRSLMFTNKPDFMIGNSYGKFIQRDTVYKGEEFEVPLIRIGFPIFDRHHLHRMTTLGYEGGMYMLTTIVNALLEQLDKETKGMGTTDYNYDLIR, from the coding sequence ATGAGCCAAAATGTCGATAAAATAGAACCCAGTTATCCTTTATTCAGAAACGACGAATATAAGGAAAGTCTTGCCAACAAACGCGAACAATACGAAGAGCGTCACCCGCAAGATACCATCGACGAAGTATTCCAATGGACTACCACCAAGGAATATCAAGAGTTGAACTTTAACCGCGAAGCGATCACCGTTAACCCGGCGAAAGCGTGCCAACCTCTGGGCGCGGTACTTTGCGCACTGGGCTTCGAAAAAACCATGCCTTATGTGCACGGTTCGCAAGGTTGCGTCGCTTACTTCCGTACTTACTTCAACCGTCATTTCAAAGAGCCTATCTCTTGCGTTTCCGACTCGATGACTGAAGACGCGGCGGTATTCGGCGGTCAGAAAAACATGTTTGCCGGCTTGGAAAACGCCAAAGCCTTGTACAAACCCACCATGATCGCGGTATCGACCACCTGTATGGCGGAAGTTATCGGTGACGACTTGAATGCGTTCATCAACAACGCTAAAAAAGAAGGTCACGTTGATCAAGACTATCCAGTACCGTTCGCCCATACTCCTAGCTTCGTCGGTAGCCATACCACCGGTTGGGACAATATGTTCGAAGGTATCGCCCGTTACTTCACGCTGAACTACATGGAAGGCAAAGAAGTAGGCTCCAACGGCAAAATCAATTTGGTGCCTGGCTTCGAAACCTATCTGGGCAACTTCCGCGTCATCCACCGGATGATGAACGAAATGGGTGTCGATCACACCTTGTTGAGCGATCCAACCGAAGTGCTGGATACCCCAGCCGACGGTCACTTCAACATGTATGCCGGCGGTACCACTATCGATGAAGTTAAGGATGCGCCGAACGCGATCACTACCGTGTTGCTGCAACCTTGGCAATTGGAAAAAACCAAAAAATTCGTCGAAACCACCTGGAAACAAGATGTTCCTAAGCTGAACATTCCGATGGGCCTGGAATGGACCGACCAATTCCTGATGAAAATCTCCGAACTGACCGGCAAACCGATCCCAAAATCGCTGGAAGTCGAACGCGGCCGCTATGTTGACATGATGACCGACTCGCACGCTTGGCTACATGGTAAAAAGTTTGCTTTGTACGGCGACGCGGACTTTGCACTGGGCATGACCAAATTCCTGCTGGAAATGGGCGCCGAAGTGACCGATGTGTTAGTCAACCACGCGAACAAACGTTACAAAAAAGCAGTTGAAGAAGTGTTGAAAGCCTCACCTTACGGCCAAACCGCTACCGTGCATATCGGCAAGGATTTGTGGCACTTCCGTTCCTTGATGTTCACCAACAAACCGGACTTCATGATCGGTAACTCCTACGGCAAATTCATCCAACGCGACACCGTTTACAAAGGTGAAGAGTTCGAGGTGCCATTGATCCGTATCGGTTTCCCAATCTTCGATCGTCACCATCTGCACCGGATGACGACGCTGGGTTACGAAGGCGGTATGTATATGCTGACCACCATCGTCAACGCCTTGTTGGAACAGCTGGATAAAGAAACCAAAGGTATGGGAACCACCGACTACAACTACGATTTGATTCGTTAA
- the nifT gene encoding putative nitrogen fixation protein NifT, whose protein sequence is MPSVMLRKREDGKLLFYIAKKDLEETIESLEFDSPDRWGGEVVLGDGSKYYFEPMDTPPKIPMTLQAKRLSE, encoded by the coding sequence ATGCCTAGCGTCATGCTCAGGAAACGCGAAGACGGCAAATTGCTGTTCTACATCGCAAAAAAAGACCTGGAAGAAACCATCGAATCCTTGGAATTCGATAGCCCCGATAGATGGGGCGGCGAAGTCGTCTTGGGCGACGGTTCAAAATATTACTTTGAACCTATGGATACTCCCCCTAAAATCCCGATGACCTTGCAAGCAAAACGTTTATCGGAATGA
- a CDS encoding 4Fe-4S binding protein codes for MTLYIVAEECISCGDCLPVCPTDSIKEGAIVFEINKKTCTECNGDYDEPQCVKVCPIDNCILPLVA; via the coding sequence ATGACTTTATATATTGTTGCTGAAGAATGCATCTCCTGCGGCGATTGCCTACCTGTCTGCCCAACAGACTCCATCAAGGAAGGCGCCATCGTATTTGAAATCAACAAAAAGACCTGCACGGAATGCAATGGCGATTACGACGAACCGCAATGCGTCAAGGTTTGTCCAATCGACAACTGCATTCTGCCTTTAGTGGCGTAA
- the nifX gene encoding nitrogen fixation protein NifX, translating to MSQSTLTRELALRIGLAARALPDTPPKLFISVLRACTDQALNQRSLAGLGEAQFQQALNNFGIVADIDSIRASLRILKDANDSQTTADKQPATARPSAINVAIGSDDPQQISGHFGSCRQFLIYQVAAEHARLIDVRSIDTDAQRKHPDKNVYRAQLIADCQVLYIASIGGPAAAKIIKYGIHPIKADQGEAITQIINQLQTVLAHAPPPWLAKSMGIQPVQRVCFEQES from the coding sequence ATGAGCCAGTCGACCTTAACCCGGGAGCTGGCATTGCGTATCGGGCTAGCGGCTCGCGCCCTGCCCGATACGCCACCCAAGCTGTTTATCTCGGTACTGCGTGCCTGTACCGACCAAGCCTTGAATCAACGCAGTTTAGCCGGGCTCGGCGAAGCGCAGTTTCAACAAGCTTTAAACAATTTCGGCATCGTCGCCGACATCGACAGCATCCGCGCATCGCTGCGCATACTGAAAGACGCTAACGACAGCCAAACAACGGCTGATAAGCAACCGGCAACGGCAAGGCCTAGCGCTATCAATGTCGCTATCGGTAGCGACGATCCGCAGCAGATTAGCGGTCATTTCGGCTCCTGCCGGCAATTTTTGATTTATCAGGTAGCTGCCGAGCATGCCCGTTTAATCGATGTGCGCAGTATCGACACCGATGCGCAACGTAAGCATCCCGACAAGAATGTCTACCGCGCCCAACTGATCGCCGATTGCCAGGTGCTGTACATCGCCTCTATCGGCGGACCGGCGGCGGCGAAGATTATCAAATACGGCATTCATCCGATCAAAGCCGATCAGGGCGAAGCCATAACCCAAATCATCAATCAGCTGCAAACCGTTCTCGCGCATGCCCCACCGCCGTGGCTAGCCAAATCGATGGGCATCCAGCCCGTACAACGTGTTTGTTTCGAACAGGAATCCTAA
- a CDS encoding DUF6129 family protein, with translation MISPDQLQTIADKINGQSLNETVVGSLRGEYPGIHFTYCMEDDIPNHEPLVEGSGFNLYLVDGREHCLCLTRNYEHATGIVIAEIISD, from the coding sequence ATGATCAGTCCAGACCAATTGCAAACCATAGCCGACAAAATCAACGGCCAATCCTTGAACGAGACCGTGGTTGGCTCGCTACGCGGCGAATACCCCGGTATCCATTTCACCTATTGCATGGAAGACGACATTCCCAATCACGAACCGCTAGTGGAAGGCTCCGGGTTCAATCTGTATCTGGTCGATGGCCGCGAACACTGTTTATGCCTGACGCGTAATTACGAGCACGCCACCGGCATCGTCATTGCGGAAATTATAAGCGACTAA
- a CDS encoding 4Fe4S-binding leucine-rich repeat protein encodes MADQDKSVTLPVGDCGLCPFRGKTLLMGRCMPGDTCVFVNSGRQIDRFFRVNPAYAIHFLQDPFWERRAIAVRYAPLKALTALISDEDEVVRRAVAFRLPALQLQALINDPDREVRMTVADRIDLDHLEMLAADHDYIVRLMVAKRLPPGRLFRFIKDGDQQVRKRVAERLPEVSLGLMANDASPDVRRIVAERMSPEDATMLLGDSDWVVRYTAALKVDPANLAVLADDPEPDVRELVQQRLNSTSTPQADHD; translated from the coding sequence GTGGCCGACCAAGATAAATCCGTTACCCTGCCAGTCGGGGACTGTGGCCTGTGCCCGTTCCGCGGCAAAACCCTGCTGATGGGACGTTGCATGCCGGGCGATACCTGCGTATTCGTCAACAGCGGCCGGCAAATAGACCGTTTCTTTCGGGTCAACCCGGCCTACGCCATCCATTTTCTGCAAGATCCGTTCTGGGAGCGTCGGGCGATCGCGGTACGCTACGCGCCGCTAAAAGCCTTAACGGCATTGATCAGCGACGAGGATGAAGTGGTACGCCGTGCCGTGGCTTTTCGGCTACCGGCCCTGCAACTGCAAGCCTTGATCAACGATCCCGATCGCGAAGTGCGAATGACAGTCGCGGATCGGATCGATCTGGACCATCTGGAAATGCTGGCCGCCGACCACGACTACATCGTCCGTTTGATGGTCGCCAAACGTCTGCCACCCGGCCGGCTGTTCCGCTTCATCAAGGATGGCGACCAACAAGTACGCAAACGCGTCGCCGAGCGACTACCGGAAGTAAGTCTGGGCCTGATGGCCAACGACGCCTCGCCCGACGTGCGCCGTATTGTCGCGGAACGCATGTCGCCGGAAGATGCTACCATGCTGCTCGGCGACAGCGATTGGGTCGTGCGCTACACGGCGGCGTTAAAGGTCGATCCGGCCAACTTAGCCGTGCTAGCCGACGATCCCGAGCCCGATGTCCGCGAACTGGTGCAGCAACGCCTCAATTCAACCTCTACTCCCCAAGCCGATCATGACTGA